A DNA window from uncultured Methanoregula sp. contains the following coding sequences:
- the cfbE gene encoding coenzyme F430 synthase: MHILVLDTIHGGDAIGRALTARLDDVDTVDVYRGAGSVSVKTALSRSYDLITAPVHLDPDHILLKNRNVPVISHHGMVRELLGPDIPRPMIEITGSRGKTTTAHALASLLPGPGILHTSSGTYRYPEKSWISRSSITPASVLYAADLARKSGGWLIAEESLGVTGAGTLAIITSDEDYSFATGKKSAVAEKLASARAAKQLLVTGSLRPDRPGVVHTDDLVSCEGTRCRVSFGKKEYVFSNPLLQLPSYRTPLCLAAAAAVLLGIDPSPLASFPALPGRMSTTTSAGILTVDNSNSGTNAATTLDAIRYARALSGSPEVTLVIGQAAGDGKVCENFLPDQILSVIRETEPARVIWVGELPDRHTPEFRELDPVITARAGTLEEGYSLAKDNTLSGSLVLSVKTWR, from the coding sequence ATGCACATCCTGGTTCTGGACACGATCCATGGCGGGGATGCAATCGGGCGAGCGCTGACTGCACGTCTCGATGATGTTGATACGGTTGACGTGTACCGGGGAGCCGGGTCGGTCAGTGTTAAAACGGCACTCTCCCGCTCCTATGATCTGATCACCGCACCGGTCCATCTCGACCCGGATCATATCCTGCTCAAAAACAGAAATGTCCCGGTCATTTCCCATCACGGGATGGTCCGCGAGCTCCTGGGCCCGGATATCCCGCGCCCCATGATCGAGATCACCGGCTCCCGGGGGAAGACCACGACCGCCCATGCCCTTGCCTCCCTCCTTCCCGGGCCGGGAATTCTTCATACCTCCTCCGGAACCTACCGGTACCCGGAGAAGAGCTGGATCTCGCGGAGCAGCATAACCCCGGCCTCGGTTCTCTATGCCGCGGATCTTGCCCGGAAATCCGGCGGCTGGCTGATTGCCGAGGAGTCGCTCGGGGTCACCGGTGCCGGAACCCTTGCCATCATAACCTCGGACGAGGATTATTCATTTGCGACCGGCAAGAAATCCGCGGTTGCAGAAAAGCTGGCCTCGGCCCGGGCCGCAAAACAGCTGCTCGTCACCGGCAGCCTCCGGCCGGATCGCCCCGGGGTTGTGCATACCGATGATCTGGTCTCCTGCGAAGGCACCCGGTGCCGGGTCTCGTTCGGTAAAAAAGAGTACGTGTTCAGCAACCCTCTCCTTCAGCTGCCCTCCTACCGCACACCCCTCTGCCTTGCTGCAGCTGCAGCCGTTCTCCTCGGGATCGATCCCTCACCGCTCGCATCCTTCCCTGCGCTTCCCGGCCGGATGTCCACAACCACGTCCGCCGGGATCCTCACGGTTGATAATTCCAACAGCGGGACAAATGCTGCCACTACCCTGGATGCGATCCGGTACGCCCGGGCCCTTTCCGGCAGCCCTGAAGTCACGCTCGTCATCGGCCAGGCTGCGGGTGATGGCAAAGTCTGCGAAAATTTCCTGCCGGACCAGATCCTCTCCGTGATCCGCGAGACAGAACCGGCCCGGGTAATCTGGGTGGGAGAGCTGCCGGACCGGCATACTCCGGAATTCCGGGAGCTGGATCCCGTCATAACCGCCCGGGCCGGCACGCTTGAAGAAGGCTATTCCCTTGCAAAGGACAACACTCTTTCAGGATCCCTAGTCCTTTCGGTAAAAACCTGGAGATGA
- a CDS encoding HypC/HybG/HupF family hydrogenase formation chaperone, translated as MCVAVPAEVLEIRDGNIGLVDYGDLKQEVRLDLVDVKVGEFVLVHVGFAIQRLSREEGLETRDIFKQVYAALEE; from the coding sequence ATGTGTGTTGCAGTTCCCGCAGAAGTGCTAGAGATTCGAGACGGCAATATCGGCCTGGTGGATTACGGTGACTTAAAACAGGAAGTCCGCCTCGACCTCGTTGATGTAAAAGTCGGAGAATTTGTCCTCGTCCATGTCGGGTTTGCTATCCAGCGCCTCTCCCGCGAGGAAGGGCTCGAGACCCGGGATATTTTCAAGCAGGTGTACGCGGCGCTGGAGGAATAA
- a CDS encoding DUF447 domain-containing protein produces MGILKGGINEVIATTATNAAPMGIHLRDGKATIVLFKGSHTSQNIERDRWVVANIIHDPVLYVKTAFEDLPEESFTKEPVEGKTMLRLAAADAWAAFSVSIERTTTEAVIVSLTLQKEIIENIAVHPANRGFGSIIDATVHATRFVKSRDPELKKLIDYHAGIVRKCGGKPELAALDLLLSCIK; encoded by the coding sequence GTGGGAATCTTAAAAGGCGGGATCAATGAGGTGATTGCCACGACCGCGACAAACGCGGCCCCGATGGGAATCCATCTCCGGGACGGCAAAGCCACCATAGTTCTCTTCAAGGGAAGTCACACGTCCCAGAACATCGAGCGGGATCGCTGGGTTGTTGCAAATATCATCCACGATCCGGTCCTGTACGTGAAGACGGCGTTTGAGGATCTGCCCGAAGAATCTTTCACAAAGGAGCCGGTTGAAGGAAAGACCATGCTCCGTCTTGCCGCTGCCGATGCCTGGGCTGCATTCTCGGTCTCGATCGAACGTACAACAACCGAGGCGGTGATAGTGTCACTTACGCTCCAGAAAGAGATAATTGAGAATATTGCGGTTCACCCGGCAAACCGGGGGTTCGGCAGTATCATCGATGCAACCGTCCATGCCACACGATTCGTGAAGAGCCGCGATCCCGAACTCAAAAAACTGATCGATTATCACGCAGGAATTGTCCGGAAATGCGGGGGAAAGCCCGAACTCGCAGCTCTCGATCTTCTGTTGTCCTGCATCAAATAA
- the hypE gene encoding hydrogenase expression/formation protein HypE — translation MKVNMMHGAGGEVMGELLQTLTRFRNNNAGGIGLEAMDDGAVIPFNGANLVFTTDSHVVRPIFFPGGDIGRIAVSGTINDLAMMGGKPIALSCGMIIEEGFDVDDLARIVASMDEALGECGANLVTGDTKVMERGALDGIAINTSGIGVAKTVVRDNGLVPGDVIIVSGTLGDHGLAIMAHREGFDLGEQIKSDVAPLWKMMEKVLDAGTIHAMKDPTRGGFANAINEMARKSKVSVRIEEERIPIRKNVKSAAAMLGIDPLEVANEGKVVMGVPASDAEKILAALRSHPYGKEATIVGRVEKGAHVIMETAIGGERFIEPPMGDPVPRVC, via the coding sequence ATGAAAGTCAACATGATGCATGGCGCCGGTGGCGAAGTGATGGGAGAACTCCTCCAGACGCTGACCCGGTTCCGGAACAACAATGCCGGCGGGATAGGTCTTGAGGCCATGGACGACGGGGCGGTCATCCCGTTCAATGGCGCAAACCTTGTCTTTACCACGGACTCGCATGTTGTCCGGCCGATTTTTTTCCCCGGCGGGGATATCGGGAGGATCGCGGTCTCGGGAACCATCAACGATCTTGCCATGATGGGTGGAAAACCCATCGCCCTTTCCTGCGGGATGATCATCGAGGAGGGTTTCGATGTCGATGACCTGGCCCGGATCGTAGCATCGATGGACGAGGCGCTCGGAGAATGCGGGGCGAACCTGGTCACGGGCGACACGAAAGTCATGGAGCGCGGGGCTCTTGACGGGATAGCGATCAACACCTCAGGCATAGGAGTTGCAAAGACGGTTGTCCGGGACAACGGGCTTGTCCCCGGCGACGTGATCATCGTGTCCGGCACGCTTGGGGATCACGGCCTTGCCATCATGGCCCACCGGGAGGGATTCGATCTCGGGGAACAGATCAAGTCCGATGTTGCCCCGCTCTGGAAGATGATGGAAAAAGTGCTCGACGCCGGCACGATCCATGCCATGAAAGATCCCACCCGCGGGGGATTCGCAAACGCCATCAACGAGATGGCGAGGAAGAGCAAAGTCTCGGTGCGGATTGAAGAGGAGCGCATCCCGATCCGGAAGAACGTCAAAAGCGCTGCTGCAATGCTCGGGATCGACCCGCTCGAAGTGGCAAACGAAGGAAAAGTGGTCATGGGCGTCCCGGCGTCCGATGCAGAAAAGATCCTTGCAGCCCTCCGCTCGCATCCCTACGGCAAGGAAGCCACCATTGTCGGCCGGGTTGAGAAAGGAGCCCATGTCATCATGGAGACGGCAATCGGCGGCGAGCGGTTCATCGAACCCCCGATGGGCGACCCGGTCCCGCGGGTCTGCTAA
- a CDS encoding TIGR00300 family protein, producing the protein MGESQEIELRGHIIDSGIMTQLFDRVMDMGGNFEILAFDIGKKKTDPSYARLRINAPKEKLRCILSEIHRLGARPVEVKDVHLVAAEADRVVPKGFYTTSNHPTQVKYGGEWIDVAAIEMDFLVVVDPVKKTARAQALGKIKKGDLVVIGEQGVSVIYPERPREQSTFEFMHGTVSSERPSETLIANIAKEIIGIRKKGGKIAVVGGPAIIHTGADKALAGMIRDGYVNVLFAGNALATHDIEYNLYGTSLGMDISTGNPVMGGHKHHIYAISEIMRAGSIKNAVETGVITGGIMYECVKNNVPFVLAGSIRDDGPLPDVIQDVMQAQDAMRRHIDGCSMVLMIATLLHSIAVGNCLPSSVKTVCVDINPAHLTKLMDRGTTQAIGIVSDAGTFLPLLARQLEIQSREKK; encoded by the coding sequence ATGGGCGAATCTCAGGAGATAGAGCTGCGAGGTCATATCATTGACTCAGGGATCATGACCCAGCTCTTCGATCGGGTTATGGATATGGGCGGCAACTTCGAGATCCTTGCCTTTGATATCGGCAAGAAGAAGACCGACCCGAGTTATGCCCGGCTCCGGATCAATGCCCCTAAAGAGAAACTGCGCTGCATCCTCTCCGAAATTCACCGGCTCGGAGCCCGCCCGGTTGAAGTTAAGGATGTCCATCTTGTGGCAGCCGAAGCCGATCGCGTTGTTCCCAAGGGGTTTTACACAACATCAAATCATCCCACCCAGGTAAAGTACGGGGGAGAATGGATCGATGTCGCCGCAATCGAGATGGATTTTCTTGTTGTCGTCGACCCGGTAAAGAAGACTGCGAGAGCACAGGCTCTGGGGAAAATTAAGAAAGGAGATCTGGTTGTCATCGGGGAGCAGGGAGTGAGTGTCATCTATCCTGAAAGACCCCGGGAACAGAGCACCTTTGAGTTCATGCACGGGACCGTCTCCTCCGAGCGACCCAGCGAGACCCTGATAGCCAATATCGCAAAAGAGATAATCGGGATCCGCAAGAAAGGCGGGAAAATTGCGGTCGTCGGTGGACCGGCCATCATCCATACCGGTGCTGACAAGGCTCTCGCCGGCATGATCCGTGATGGGTATGTCAACGTCCTCTTTGCCGGCAATGCCCTCGCAACCCATGACATTGAATACAATCTCTATGGGACCTCCCTTGGTATGGATATCTCGACCGGTAACCCCGTGATGGGTGGGCACAAACACCACATCTATGCCATCAGCGAGATCATGCGGGCCGGCTCCATAAAAAATGCGGTTGAAACCGGCGTCATTACCGGCGGGATCATGTACGAATGCGTAAAAAACAATGTCCCGTTTGTGCTTGCCGGCTCCATCCGGGATGACGGGCCATTACCAGATGTTATTCAGGATGTCATGCAGGCACAGGATGCCATGCGCAGGCATATCGATGGGTGCAGCATGGTTCTGATGATTGCAACCCTCCTCCATTCCATTGCGGTAGGGAACTGCCTGCCTTCCAGTGTCAAGACGGTCTGTGTAGATATCAACCCTGCCCATCTCACGAAGCTGATGGACCGGGGCACTACCCAGGCAATCGGCATCGTATCCGATGCAGGCACCTTCCTCCCGCTCCTGGCCAGGCAGCTGGAAATCCAGAGCCGGGAAAAAAAATAA
- a CDS encoding NTP transferase domain-containing protein, whose translation MYAVIMAGGAGTRLNLGEKPLIDICGRPMIARVLDAFSGAGCHTVVAASPNTPMTLNWCRAQGIPCHKTAGLGYIEDMIGIVAELETEDPVFVSVSDIPCITPAIIRSVWNSYLAGDKDALSVWIPSSLVKSCRGGMPYRESIDGIESCPAGVNILRSDRIDNEQEETRLLLNEPRLALNVNTREDRARAESLLKSAE comes from the coding sequence ATGTATGCGGTGATCATGGCCGGCGGGGCAGGGACCCGCCTCAACCTCGGCGAGAAACCGCTCATCGATATCTGCGGCCGTCCCATGATTGCCCGGGTTCTTGACGCTTTTTCCGGAGCCGGGTGCCATACTGTTGTTGCTGCATCTCCGAACACGCCCATGACCCTCAACTGGTGCAGGGCCCAGGGAATCCCATGTCATAAAACCGCGGGCCTGGGTTATATCGAGGATATGATTGGGATAGTTGCGGAGCTGGAAACAGAAGATCCGGTCTTTGTCAGTGTCTCCGATATTCCCTGTATAACCCCGGCTATTATCCGCTCTGTTTGGAATTCCTATCTTGCAGGCGACAAGGATGCATTATCGGTCTGGATACCTTCATCTCTTGTGAAATCCTGCCGCGGAGGAATGCCTTACCGGGAGAGTATTGACGGGATCGAATCCTGTCCGGCGGGTGTAAATATCCTCCGGTCCGACCGGATTGACAACGAGCAGGAAGAGACGCGTCTACTTCTGAACGAACCCCGGCTCGCCCTGAATGTCAATACCCGCGAAGATCGTGCCCGGGCCGAATCGCTCCTGAAATCCGCGGAATAA
- a CDS encoding hydrogenase maturation nickel metallochaperone HypA produces MHEYTIAYDLYATARKAAVDNHAKRVKKVSVEMGKMAMANPEQVTFLFDTIKEEDPLFATTVLECQETAPQSKCVCGYAGEEIFVCPQCGALPELVKGREIVVTNIEIEVED; encoded by the coding sequence ATGCACGAGTACACCATCGCGTATGACCTCTATGCCACAGCCCGCAAGGCAGCAGTCGACAATCATGCCAAACGGGTCAAGAAGGTCAGCGTCGAGATGGGAAAGATGGCGATGGCAAACCCAGAGCAGGTGACGTTCCTGTTCGATACGATAAAAGAAGAAGATCCTCTCTTTGCAACAACCGTGCTCGAATGCCAGGAGACCGCACCGCAGTCAAAATGCGTTTGCGGCTACGCGGGCGAAGAAATTTTTGTCTGCCCGCAATGCGGGGCTCTCCCCGAGCTGGTCAAAGGCCGGGAGATCGTTGTCACCAATATCGAGATCGAGGTGGAAGATTAA
- a CDS encoding PAS domain-containing sensor histidine kinase: MRPLSPKKQTIYDICIIVSTIAAAVITFVSLNRGIYEVFPYFYLIPIILLAFSRPKLSIYGTVGIGWLYFAIVFLIGLPDMRTYTLATVWFYIFVSLGVLISTYSQVYRKEGERTCGSFYNSQAGVFSYDKKTLRIREANKKFAQMVRYEHEEILDKSLTDLIPDSAERDRFIAKVHDNHRIGDIEVRFQAWDKSLRWALVSAAESGEPAIICTAVDITDNKLWQEAITQANKKLNLLNNVTRHDILNQLTALVGYLELSKQDTNDPVMLKYIEKESAAASAIRSQILFTRDYQNIGVHSPQWHNIAETISLASATIDPRKIFIKVNIPQIEIYADPLLEKVFYNLIENSLRHGERVTEITITSKDDDNGVDIIFEDNGVGVPEALKEKIFRREYYKNTGFGLFLSREILAITNLTIQETGTVGRGARFVIHAPRETYRRIKQV; encoded by the coding sequence ATGCGGCCACTTTCCCCCAAAAAACAGACAATTTATGATATCTGTATCATTGTAAGCACCATTGCAGCTGCAGTTATTACGTTTGTCAGCCTGAACCGGGGAATTTACGAGGTCTTTCCTTATTTCTATCTTATCCCGATCATCCTTCTTGCGTTCTCCCGCCCGAAACTGAGTATCTACGGCACCGTTGGGATCGGGTGGCTGTATTTTGCCATTGTATTTCTTATCGGCCTGCCCGATATGCGGACCTACACGCTTGCCACGGTCTGGTTCTACATCTTTGTCTCGCTGGGCGTCCTCATCTCAACGTACTCCCAGGTATACCGGAAAGAGGGTGAAAGGACCTGCGGTTCGTTCTACAATTCCCAGGCCGGGGTCTTCAGTTATGACAAAAAAACCCTCAGGATCCGGGAAGCCAACAAGAAATTTGCCCAGATGGTGAGATATGAGCACGAGGAGATCCTCGATAAATCATTGACCGACCTTATCCCGGATTCTGCCGAGCGCGACAGATTCATTGCCAAAGTGCATGATAACCACCGCATCGGCGATATCGAAGTCCGGTTCCAGGCCTGGGACAAAAGTCTCCGGTGGGCCCTTGTCTCGGCAGCGGAGTCCGGGGAACCGGCAATCATCTGTACTGCTGTCGATATCACGGATAACAAGCTCTGGCAGGAGGCAATAACCCAGGCCAACAAGAAACTCAACCTGCTCAACAACGTCACCCGGCACGATATCCTCAACCAGCTCACGGCACTCGTCGGCTACCTTGAACTCTCAAAGCAGGATACAAACGACCCGGTCATGCTGAAGTATATCGAGAAGGAATCAGCAGCAGCAAGCGCAATCCGGAGCCAGATCCTCTTCACCCGCGATTACCAGAATATCGGCGTGCACTCGCCCCAGTGGCACAACATTGCCGAGACCATCTCCCTTGCCTCTGCCACCATCGACCCGAGGAAAATTTTCATCAAAGTAAATATTCCCCAGATCGAAATCTATGCCGATCCGCTTCTCGAGAAGGTATTCTACAACTTAATCGAGAACTCCCTCCGGCACGGGGAGCGGGTGACCGAGATAACGATCACATCAAAAGACGATGACAACGGTGTGGACATCATCTTTGAGGACAACGGGGTCGGGGTACCGGAGGCCCTGAAAGAGAAAATTTTCCGGCGCGAGTATTACAAGAATACCGGCTTTGGACTCTTCCTGTCCCGGGAGATCCTGGCCATAACGAACTTAACGATACAGGAGACGGGGACGGTTGGCAGGGGAGCCCGGTTCGTGATCCATGCTCCAAGGGAAACCTACCGGCGGATCAAGCAGGTTTGA
- the cfbA gene encoding sirohydrochlorin nickelochelatase produces MSKKGMLLVGHGSTMPYNQELVEKTAVFIKEKNPDYVVKCGFMNMNKPSIKDSLEAFRQEKIDALVVVPLFLAKGVHIEKDIPGEIGLPEGVKKGSFALNGKSIPLVYAEPIGSDPLLADLMVKNAAKALTLI; encoded by the coding sequence ATGAGTAAGAAGGGAATGTTACTCGTAGGGCATGGCAGCACGATGCCCTACAACCAGGAGCTTGTCGAGAAGACCGCCGTATTCATCAAGGAAAAGAATCCGGATTATGTGGTGAAGTGCGGTTTCATGAACATGAACAAGCCATCCATCAAGGATTCGCTCGAGGCATTCCGGCAGGAGAAGATCGATGCGCTCGTTGTTGTACCGCTCTTTCTTGCAAAAGGCGTCCATATCGAGAAGGACATCCCCGGTGAGATCGGCCTGCCCGAGGGTGTAAAGAAGGGCAGTTTTGCCCTGAACGGGAAGAGCATTCCCCTTGTCTATGCCGAACCTATCGGCAGCGATCCCCTGCTTGCAGACCTGATGGTGAAGAACGCAGCAAAGGCTCTCACCCTCATCTGA
- a CDS encoding triphosphoribosyl-dephospho-CoA synthase: protein MTFLPMKAADQAQLAMMLEVSAYPKPGNVDRCHDYPETRLEHFLASVIFARPALEEAASGKGRIGEIIKHAVRDTNCHKGGNTHFGAFILLVPLVYGKDIPGALAAITRTDTSDAVAFYKAFAMTSVKMNATDELDVNDPHALTMIRDRDMNLLDIMQHSAAQDMVAREWVNGFSLTRRGADLLHQAGPGRQAIVSMFMTLLATEPDTFIIKKHGTDAAMKTMTAARDVLDGKRSIEDFDEECIRTDINPGSIADITIAAIYIALGEGWSWES, encoded by the coding sequence ATGACGTTCCTTCCGATGAAAGCAGCTGACCAGGCGCAGCTCGCCATGATGCTGGAGGTCTCTGCATATCCCAAACCCGGCAATGTGGACCGGTGCCACGATTATCCCGAGACCCGGCTTGAACATTTCCTTGCATCGGTCATCTTTGCCCGGCCGGCACTCGAAGAGGCCGCATCCGGCAAAGGGCGGATCGGGGAGATCATCAAACACGCCGTCCGGGACACCAACTGCCACAAGGGCGGCAACACCCATTTCGGGGCATTCATCCTTCTCGTCCCGCTCGTGTACGGGAAAGATATCCCCGGCGCCCTTGCTGCGATCACGCGGACAGATACCTCGGACGCCGTGGCATTTTACAAGGCGTTTGCCATGACGTCCGTCAAGATGAATGCGACCGACGAACTCGATGTCAACGACCCCCATGCCCTGACCATGATCCGGGACCGGGACATGAACCTGCTCGACATCATGCAGCACTCGGCTGCCCAGGACATGGTTGCCCGCGAATGGGTGAACGGATTCTCCTTAACCCGCAGGGGCGCCGACCTGCTCCACCAGGCCGGTCCAGGACGCCAGGCCATCGTCAGCATGTTCATGACGCTCCTTGCAACCGAACCGGACACGTTCATCATCAAGAAGCACGGAACGGACGCGGCAATGAAAACAATGACAGCCGCCCGCGATGTCCTGGACGGGAAGCGATCCATCGAAGATTTCGATGAGGAATGCATCCGCACCGATATCAACCCGGGTTCCATTGCCGACATAACGATCGCTGCAATTTATATTGCGCTTGGGGAGGGCTGGTCGTGGGAATCTTAA
- a CDS encoding archaeosine biosynthesis radical SAM protein RaSEA, with translation MISALKEKPLATWKGTERYGEEMLDCLTIIFKSGGCSWSRCRMCSYRHERYGEQSCEALLSHLRAQLAFVLAENNPADFKMIKIFTSGSFFDPAEVPPAFLADVAAAFRGKLLIAETRPEFIRDETLLPFVEQIDDGSWKMPVYCAIGLETSNDAIREKCICKGFSFEDFTSAARTAHAAGAGVKAYLLHKPLFLTEKEALDDMLQSIRDASGHADIISMNPCTVQKKTELEFYWKRGAYRPPYLWSVLTLLKESPVHMTCDPLGGGQKRGPHNCGKCDYDLVKGIREYSLNADRELINALLETDCTCKAEWEYVLENEKPYCMPLTR, from the coding sequence ATGATTTCTGCATTGAAAGAAAAGCCCCTGGCCACCTGGAAGGGAACCGAGCGTTACGGGGAGGAGATGCTGGACTGCCTCACGATTATCTTCAAGAGTGGCGGCTGCTCCTGGTCGAGATGCCGTATGTGCAGTTACCGGCACGAGCGGTACGGGGAGCAGTCCTGCGAAGCCCTGCTCTCCCATCTCCGGGCCCAGCTGGCATTTGTCCTTGCTGAAAATAATCCGGCCGATTTTAAGATGATCAAGATCTTCACATCAGGGAGTTTTTTTGACCCGGCTGAAGTGCCGCCCGCATTCCTTGCCGATGTGGCTGCTGCATTCCGGGGAAAATTGCTCATCGCAGAAACCCGGCCGGAATTCATCCGGGACGAGACTCTTCTCCCGTTTGTCGAACAGATCGATGACGGCAGCTGGAAAATGCCGGTCTACTGCGCCATCGGGCTCGAGACGAGCAATGACGCGATCCGGGAAAAATGCATCTGCAAGGGGTTCTCTTTTGAGGATTTCACGAGTGCAGCCCGCACGGCACATGCGGCGGGTGCAGGGGTCAAGGCCTACCTCCTGCACAAACCGCTCTTCCTTACGGAAAAAGAGGCGCTTGACGATATGCTCCAGTCGATCCGGGATGCCTCAGGGCATGCCGATATCATCTCCATGAATCCCTGCACGGTCCAGAAGAAGACCGAGCTCGAATTTTACTGGAAGCGGGGAGCGTACCGGCCCCCGTACCTCTGGAGCGTTCTCACCCTGTTAAAAGAATCACCGGTGCACATGACCTGCGATCCGCTCGGGGGAGGCCAGAAACGCGGACCCCATAATTGCGGGAAATGCGATTATGATCTTGTCAAGGGAATCCGGGAATACTCCCTCAACGCAGACCGGGAACTGATCAATGCCCTGCTCGAGACGGACTGCACATGCAAAGCGGAATGGGAGTACGTTCTTGAGAACGAGAAGCCGTACTGCATGCCGTTAACGCGATAA
- a CDS encoding methanogenesis marker 9 domain-containing protein, giving the protein MMDAFERFGLLINDRVARTPIAIASMAGIVDSAYALERSEYAGLAFIGGYSIDGPAMAAAKEMAAGGDRKEFIFDNPVEELRRQVALTEGNTLILGINLRGTTPEAFASVAEALGDSVVYEIDAHCRQPAMVAAGCGEYYLKNIQKLTAVIRALKTRGVTVSVKIRAGVAEDDRILARAIWSAGADILHIDLMDFGSAKLRQIRNSCPLLIIANNSINTFDRMREMLSHGADMVSLARKSDERTLAGLDAAIARYADEEGWYNSPKQLCRGGDIRSLTFCCMPVKECPLIPTLTRIGMPRDEYIDMKLESVKGTPLEEGKQTCFGSLAWCCKTSSPCMFRDMTLKLGGVSRKEYMRLKRDLSDTIMDRVFHDVPSDESS; this is encoded by the coding sequence ATGATGGATGCTTTTGAGCGCTTCGGGCTGCTCATCAATGACCGGGTAGCCAGGACACCGATAGCTATTGCGTCCATGGCAGGAATTGTGGACAGCGCCTATGCGCTTGAACGATCCGAGTACGCCGGCCTCGCATTCATCGGGGGCTATTCCATTGACGGGCCGGCCATGGCTGCGGCAAAAGAGATGGCTGCCGGGGGAGACCGGAAGGAATTCATCTTCGACAATCCTGTTGAGGAACTCCGGCGCCAGGTTGCCCTTACTGAAGGAAACACCCTGATCCTCGGGATCAATCTCCGGGGAACCACGCCCGAGGCATTTGCATCGGTTGCAGAAGCACTCGGAGACAGCGTTGTGTACGAGATCGATGCCCACTGCCGGCAGCCGGCCATGGTTGCTGCGGGATGCGGGGAATATTACCTGAAAAATATACAGAAACTCACAGCCGTTATCCGGGCGCTCAAAACCAGGGGAGTCACCGTCTCGGTGAAGATCCGGGCCGGGGTTGCCGAAGACGATCGGATCCTTGCCCGGGCCATCTGGTCGGCCGGTGCAGATATCCTCCATATCGATCTCATGGACTTCGGCTCGGCAAAACTCCGGCAGATCCGGAACAGCTGCCCGCTCCTCATCATCGCCAACAACTCCATCAACACGTTCGATCGGATGCGCGAGATGCTCTCCCATGGGGCCGACATGGTCTCGCTGGCCAGAAAATCCGATGAGCGGACGCTGGCCGGTCTCGACGCCGCGATCGCCCGGTATGCCGATGAAGAAGGCTGGTACAATTCCCCCAAACAGCTCTGCCGGGGCGGGGATATCCGTTCCCTCACCTTCTGCTGCATGCCGGTCAAGGAATGCCCGCTCATCCCCACCCTGACCCGCATAGGGATGCCCCGGGACGAGTACATCGACATGAAACTGGAGTCGGTGAAAGGAACTCCCCTTGAGGAAGGAAAACAGACCTGTTTTGGCAGCCTTGCCTGGTGCTGCAAGACCTCGTCCCCCTGCATGTTCCGGGACATGACCTTGAAACTGGGCGGCGTTTCCAGGAAAGAGTATATGCGGCTGAAACGCGATCTCTCTGATACCATAATGGATCGTGTCTTCCATGACGTTCCTTCCGATGAAAGCAGCTGA